One window of Pocillopora verrucosa isolate sample1 chromosome 9, ASM3666991v2, whole genome shotgun sequence genomic DNA carries:
- the LOC131791409 gene encoding uncharacterized protein isoform X4: MIPSHMVSRPPYHATAKAHRVHTLLDTEVGNPFSLAMEDSVNQLLSQETAPQNGNQTSESTACGISTTSGVQDVITSTKAFDGSLFYRHSDLMLNGKHRRETRFEGLHQNGGQDAHVTNPNSSSLSSKASMKGHPDILVVPSEVSVHKTGRNGHGGVDKSENANYLERLKRSYPSNGSYSGGSSSQEILANKFMQRSRDALIRRDKQKDVPGSTFKKEHSPKSVSFANSVKGTDKLSKTYSSGKEDRNEQLINSRPKEGHAQNGFPVQQEHTVQSNVVLSGRLGQNFVESGVQNNAVKRSFDQKPRLETTVAERNGLSKGNSSYGDPYDVALPPSPPTRDTCTNQSSDHCNSQRSSHSVRLLSLYGEHNLFESNLSRNLASPSRQSNVSLGFSGNKVLSRSSLRSAGKSFLQQTNSKVDLSSRPSLMSSGRSGDDSLTIEELLSSGSVKSSPDNSPPYRFTHFDKSSKREHSLDDYLDKRGNLLQDLSLRNSFSVGTSQRISSALWASRTSSPNSYQELLLKGRLFRRWYQKTRLKRLIKQEDDVKLQSAVTFWQTETQHKYFEAWRNARTVQLEKADKLRRKLMLQKGLSALRFAVSQHKQSVSEVQTRARARITAKYWLKWQKAVQTKVTDRLREAFDKWHLFKMDQNRGAMMEQMADRHMLSRNYIKWKIKCDMEQKNGVASLHYKIGLLTRSWHSWRLYASQRVVKTRLKEVARVHYEEHLQARLFTLWKENTDKAVVADSLKSKRVLVKAFYCWKNWTQYAKIIRLRFQSMCKEYHRHKLVKLSFHHWKIRLMNRQADRRYKNGLQRKIFKLWFLRYRRKVIHRHLCKALAKKGKKRRFFNRWSNFTKQQRERRRAFVGSLERMLVSSMLNNWKQLVKENKALRSKEIQLIQKKNHIASRKMMDRWLFAMKVANFRKKARLNWSRRCTKKACEAWKLLLKKKYLEQRLMVNRDIWQLLMMKRIFRTWKLQKRKVDAENEKVFRARAILTKNFKARVLQAWRVVNQEQQIISPMVARRERKEMARVFDAWRLHVHRLKNIVDQKTRATEKILDKYFLFWRDRAYLRVKETEVNETLLRNKMSRAFAAWRGYIKDQRYAKLKIRARRFELMEKFYSLWKEKVQHRAEEKVEEIGKEARGLLLVKWSFRFWRASADHQRAYRLRQEEIADDLYRNTVTRKAWAVWLRRYRVEEWARDHALTKKDAFLRSMFQAWHRITKEILQVEMQKFATSVSGLDSSFGSFSPSFRQPLGSTLGSTLGSTVSDALTSSGYGASIRRGSGTVFTFGLALKERDDDTASLPGRIDGIDQLLRPESPIVRPISPISILRDSRPMSPLAFNSSHTSPVPSPSPSPSPEHPLPSTPPIRLEDFSPVKSEDDTGIHSGSSETDHEDYDGMSTASCTSFTGRSTQSEPRDREVMATETILHWRNLPLSLTFRTWLKFTRQRKLQKELLNYITNNKTTELMSKTLGKWRRELYTKVTARQHWLDTSRLKYLRIWNEYAVTKRIQEERKMLADDHCRLSRLKGGFQKWKKKCSAKKKLQELIGQWQKKAIVTEKDKGFTQVIQKKQNDRFVRQTFTYWVQMTRKSQDAMRLYTDRLLPKCFKAWHVLASTRVCNRKKVVLFGERRLLTMAFREWQARFQAISLVDEFIEIKEADRLLEILRVWHNWANGMNTRRKQSRLFRRSVELKITREIFINWLTGAQQLQIAKRTHELHILKCVFVGWRDVALERTRNKRAMQEFKKNVGANLLARSFRFWQQLLAHSELSRAHNQQRDHNALRECFEDWRSYTLEIRADKFYVMALQKQMFLCWYDEYTSRKTTRRLIHSWKSITEEAKVLNNRAMHIAEGSEKKLLRRMFDNWVQEAHKVQKAKSHASGKMIRRTLLGLHQYVQSRVEKRKILQEILQNKEEELVSKSFKTWRERFQRNMRNLEVLEEHLQRKESELLHYCLVKWVKFMLRCKAEKSYEKKIVHKCFTRWWLALYTKKGSEKLQEKMLIRKTREAGRHWKQWTIKVKKQAEMANDLQTKHGRRLVHLYFVQWTEKTRQMQQAKDLHNRTVLKRSLAEWHQFSRKKIDERRKINSFRDQTMNKKVSRLFYDWHEALKVARKHKELIDGQMVHHNRRVKQGCMREWKKFTLKSRAEKHCNKTVTSKFFADWKAKTEQKQAEKEKDEQQEEIADEHYQKRLSKMCFRAWFHDTKLEIHSRKKEEGIVAKHFMMWKKRIDLNSIATEMVDRRVFEKFWTKWRHQLIRKRVSEMMMKHEDKKQLSEVFMAWYQLTLVRRRLLKGWQMYKTKKLFRLWMQKYNES, translated from the exons ATGATACCTTCTCACATGGTGTCCAGACCTCCTTACCATGCTACTGCAAAAG CTCATCGAGTGCACACATTGCTAGACACTGAGGTCGGCAATCCATTTAGCTTGGCAATGGAAGACTCAGTAAATCAACTACTGTCACAAGAGACTGCGCCTCAGAACGGTAATCAAACTTCAGAAAGTACAGCATGTGGGATCAGTACCACAAGTGGTGTTCAGGATGTGATCACCTCAACCAAGGCATTTGATGGAAGTTTATTTTACAGACATTCTGACTTGATGCTTAATGGTAAACACAGAAGAGAGACTAGATTTGAAGGGCTTCATCAGAATGGAGGCCAGGATGCACATGTTACTAACCCCAATTCTTCAAGTTTGTCAAGTAAAGCTTCAATGAAAGGCCACCCAGACATTCTTGTTGTTCCATCCGAGGTTTCTGTGCACAAAACAGGACGAAATGGTCATGGTGGCGTTGATAAAAGTGAAAATGCCAACTATTTGGAAAGACTTAAGAGGAGTTACCCATCGAATGGAAGCTATTCAGGAGGTTCCAGTTCTCAGGAAATTCttgcaaataaatttatgcAGCGATCAAGAGATGCCCTGATTAGGAGGGACAAACAGAAGGATGTTCCAGGAAGTACATTCAAGAAAGAGCATTCTCCCAAATCGGTTTCATTCGCAAATTCTGTTAAGGGCACTGATAAACTGAGCAAAACATATTCTTCTGGTAAAGAAGATAGAAATGAGCAGTTGATAAACAGCAGACCCAAGGAAGGACATGCTCAGAATGGCTTCCCTGTGCAGCAAGAGCACACCGTACAGAGCAACGTGGTGTTGAGTGGACGCCTTGGCCAAAACTTCGTTGAATCTGGAGTACAAAACAATGCAGTGAAGAGAAGCTTTGATCAGAAACCAAGACTAGAGACTACGGTGGCAGAAAGGAACGGTCTGAGTAAGGGAAATAGCAGTTATGGTGACCCCTATGATGTGGCTctcccaccctcccctcccaccaGAGATACATGTACGAACCAAAGTTCAGATCACTGCAATTCACAACGGAGTTCACACTCAGTTCGGCTTTTGTCTCTGTATGGTGAACACAACTTGTTTGAATCAAATCTCTCCAGGAATTTAGCCTCACCGTCCAGACAATCAAATGTCAGTTTGGGATTCAGTGGAAATAAAGTTTTGTCTAGATCTTCACTCAGATCAGCAGGGAAATCATTCTTACAGCAAACAAACAGTAAAGTGGATCTGAGCTCAAGGCCAAGCCTAATGTCGAGTGGACGTAGCGGAGACGACAGTCTCACAATTGAGGAGTTGTTAAGCAGCGGAAGTGTGAAGTCAAGTCCAGATAATTCACCGCCTTACAGGTTCACTCACTTTGATAAAAGCAGTAAAAGAGAACACTCACTTGACGATTACTTGGATAAAAGAGGAAATCTCCTACAGGATCTCAG CTTGAGAAACTCATTTTCAGTGGGTACATCACAGAGAATTTCCTCTGCTCTCTGGGCCTCTCGAACGTCCAGTCCAAATTCTTATCAGGAGCTGCTGCTCAAG GGTCGCCTTTTTCGACGCTGGTACCAGAAGACAAGGCTGAAAAGGCTGATCAAACAAGAGGATGACGTCAAATTACAAAG TGCGGTCACGTTCTGGCAAACAGAGACGCAACATAAGTATTTTGAAGCATGGAGAAATGCCAGGACTGTTCAGCTGGAAAAAGCAGACAAACTGCGAAGAAAGCTCATGCTACAGAAAGGATTGAGTGCCCTGCGATTTGCTGTGAGTCAGCATAAACAGTCCGTCTCGGAGGTCCAGACGAGGGCTAGAGCCAGGATTACGGCCAAGTACTGGCTAAAG TGGCAAAAGGCTGTGCAAACGAAAGTGACCGATCGACTGCGAGAAGCGTTTGACAAGTGGCACTTGTTCAAAATGGATCAAAACAG GGGCGCAATGATGGAACAGATGGCTGACAGGCACATGTTGTCAAGAAACTATATTAAATGGAAGATTAAGTGTGATATGGAGCAGAAGAATGGAGTGGCTTCTTTACACTACAA AATCGGTTTACTGACAAGGAGCTGGCACAGCTGGAGATTGTACGCTTCACAGAGAGTGGTTAAAACAAGGCTGAAAGAAGTTGCCAG AGTACACTATGAAGAACATTTACAGGCCAGATTATTTACCCTTTGGAAGGAAAACACGGACAAAGCAGTTGTCGCAGACAGTTTGAAATC gaaacGCGTACTAGTAAAAGCTTTCTATTGCTGGAAGAACTGGACTCAATATGCCAA GATTATTCGGCTGAGGTTCCAGAGCATGTGCAAGGAATATCATCGTCACAAGTTGGTCAAGCTATCTTTTCATCACTGGAAAATCCGGCTTATGAACCGGCAAGCGGATAGGCGTTACAAAAACGGACTTCAGAG gAAGATATTCAAGTTGTGGTTTTTGCGGTACAGGAGGAAGGTTATTCATCGACATCTGTGTAAGGCCTTGGCCAAAAAG GGGAAAAAGCGCAGGTTCTTCAACAGATGGTCAAATTTTACTAAACAGCAAAGGGAGAGAAGAAGAGCCTTTGTTGGTTCCTTAGAACGGATGCTTGTCAGCAGCATGTTAAATAACTGGAAACAACTCGTGAAAGAGAACAAAGCTCTCAG GAGCAAAGAAATTCAGTTGATCCAGAAGAAGAATCACATCGCTTCGCGAAAAATGATGGATCGCTGGTTGTTTGCCATGAAGGTGGCTAACTTCAGAAAGAAAGCGAGACTTAATTGGTCCAGGCGGTGTACAAA GAAAGCATGTGAAGCTTGGAAACTTCTTTTAAAGAAGAAGTACTTGGAGCAAAGACTGATGGTGAATCGCGATATCTGGCAACTATTGATGATGAAAA GAATTTTTAGGACCTGGAAACTGCAGAAGAGAAAAGTTGATGCAGAGAATGAAAAGGTCTTCAGAGCAAGAGCTATCTTGACAAAGAACTTCAAAGCTCGTGTCCTTCAGGCGTGGAGAGTTGTTAATCAGGAACAACAAATCATTTCACCCATGGTAGCTCGGAGAGAGAGGAAAGAAATGGCCAG GGTTTTTGATGCTTGGAGACTTCACGTACATCGCCTGAAAAATATTGTTGATCAGAAGACAAGAGCGACAGAAAAGATACTTGACAAATACTTCCTGTTTTGGAG AGATCGGGCTTATCTTCGTGTTAAAGAAACAGAAGTAAACGAGACGCTGCTTCGGAATAAAATGTCAAGAGCTTTTGCTGCTTGGAGAG GTTACATAAAAGATCAGCGATACGCCAAGCTGAAAATACGCGCGCGACGATTTGAACTAATGGAGAAGTTCTACTCtttatggaaagaaaaagttcAACATAGAGCTGAGGAGAAGGTCGAGGAGATTGGAAAGGAG GCTCGAGGTTTGTTACTGGTCAAATGGTCCTTTAGATTTTGGAGAGCATCCGCTGACCATCAGAGAGCGTATCGCTTGAGGCAAGAAGAAATTGCGGATGATCTATACAGGAACACAGTTACGAGGAAAGCATGGGCAGTTTGGCTGAGACGTTACCGTGTGGAGGAATgggcaag AGATCACGCTCTTACAAAGAAGGACGCCTTTCTGCGGAGTATGTTTCAAGCATGGCACCGTATTACTAAAGAGATCCTACAAGTGGAGATGCAAAAGTTTGCGACCTCAGTGTCCGGCTTGGATTCTTCCTTTGGATCGTTCTCCCCTTCTTTTCGCCAGCCGTTAGGTTCAACCTTAGGCTCGACTCTTGGCTCCACTGTGTCTGACGCCCTTACTTCCTCAGGGTATGGCGCCTCCATTCGGAGGGGATCTGGTACCGTGTTTACATTTGGGTTAGCTCTCAAGGAGAGGGACGATGAT acgGCCTCACTGCCAGGAAGAATCGATGGCATAGACCAGCTTTTGAGGCCAGAGAGTCCCATTGTTCGACCCATTTCCCCTATATCTATCCTGAGAGATTCTCGCCCCATGTCCCCCTTGGCGTTCAATTCAAGTCACACCAGTCCcgtcccctccccctctccttcCCCCAGTCCTGAGCATCCCCTCCCATCAACTCCACCCATTAGACTGGAGGACTTTTCTCCTGTGAAGTCTGAGGACGATACAGGCATTCACTCTGGAAGCAGCGAGACGGATCATGAG GACTATGACGGTATGAGCACTGCTTCATGTACGTCCTTCACCGGGCGTAGCACACAAAGTGAACCACGTGATCGTGAGGTGATGGCCACAGAGACTATACTGCACTGGAGGAACCTGCCTCTGAGTCTGACTTTTAGAACGTGGCTAAAATTTACCCGCCAAAGAAAACTACAAAAGGAGCTTTTGAACTACATCACAAACAACAAGACAACAGAACTGATGTCGAAAACTTTGGGAAAATGGAGAAGAGAGCTTTATACGAAAGTCACTGCAAGGCAACACTGG CTTGACACAAGCCGTCTCAAATACCTGAGGATCTGGAACGAGTACGCTGTCACAAAGAGGATCCAAGAGGAAAGGAAGATGCTGGCTGATGATCACTGCAGGCTCTCAAGGCTCAAGGGTGGCTTTCAGAAGTGGAAGAAAAAG tgCTCCGCTAAGAAGAAGCTACAAGAGCTAATTGGACAGTGGCAGAAGAAGGCTATTG TGACCGAGAAAGACAAAGGCTTCACCCAGGTCATTCAGAAGAAGCAGAACGACAGATTTGTGCGGCAGACTTTCACTTATTGGGTGCAGATGACAAGAAAGAGTCAAGACGCCATGCGACTATACACAGACAGACTTCTACCAAA gtGTTTTAAGGCTTGGCATGTCCTTGCCTCTACTCGTGTTTGTAATAGGAAGAAAGTGGTACTGTTTGGAGAAAGAAGGCTCTTGACCATG GCATTCAGGGAGTGGCAGGCCCGATTCCAGGCCATCAGTCTTGTTGACGAGTTTATCGAG ATTAAGGAAGCTGATCGGCTGTTAGAAATTCTTCGAGTATGGCACAACTGGGCGAATG GTATGAACACGCGGAGGAAACAATCTCGTCTTTTTCGTCGCTCTGTGGAATTGAAAATCACAAGAGAGATTTTTATCAACTGGTTGACAGGCGCTCAACAGCTTCAGATAGCCAAGAGGACACACGAATTACATATATTGAAATG TGTGTTTGTCGGATGGAGGGATGTGGCTCTGGAAAGGACAAGAAACAAACGAGCAATGCAAGAGTTCAAGAAAAACGTTGGCGCAAACTTG CTTGCTCGAAGCTTCCGTTTCTGGCAACAACTTCTGGCCCACTCAGAGTTATCGCGGGCGCACAATCAACAGCGTGATCACAATGCACTTCGGGAATGTTTCGAGGATTGGAGGAGTTACACGCTGGAGATCCGAGCAGACAAGTTCTACGTCATGGCGTTGCAAAAACAG ATGTTCCTGTGTTGGTACGACGAATACACATCCCGAAAAACC aCACGCCGTCTTATCCACAGTTGGAAAAGTATTACAGAAG aAGCTAAAGTATTGAACAACAGAGCCATGCACATCGCCGAAGGGTCGGAGAAGAAGTTGTTACGGCGTATGTTTGATAACTGGGTGCAGGAAGCTCATAAAGTACAGAAAGCAAAGAGTCATGCGAGTGGAAAGATGATCAGAAG AACTTTGCTCGGATTGCATCAGTATGTGCAATCACGAGTCGAGAAACGCAAAATCTTACAGGAAATACTGCAAAATAAGGAAGAAGAATTG GTATCTAAGTCCTTCAAGACTTGGAGAGAAAGATTCCAACGCAATATGAGAAACCTAGAAGTCTTGGAGGAGCATCTTCAGAGAAAAGAGTCAGAGTTACTTCACTATTGTCTTGTAAAGTGGGTGAAATTCATGCTGCGATGTAAAGCGGAGAAATCTTACGAGAAAAAAATCGTACACAAG TGTTTCACAAGATGGTGGCTTGCGTTGTACACCAAGAAGGGCTCTGAAAAACTTCAAGAG AAAATGCTTATCAGAAAAACCCGAGAAGCTGGTCGACACTGGAAACAATGGACGATTA AGGTGAAGAAACAAGCGGAGATGGCGAACGATCTTCAGACAAAACACGGCCGACGTTTGGTTCATTTATACTTTGTGCAGTGGACTGAAAAAACGCGGCAGATGCAACAAGCAAAGGATTTGCACAACCGCACAGTATTGAAGAG ATCACTGGCAGAATGGCACCAATTTTCAAGAAAGAAGATAGATGAACGGaggaaaattaattcttttcGAGACCAGACAATGAATAAAAAG GTTTCTCGCCTGTTCTATGATTGGCACGAGGCGCTTAAAGTCGCCCGCAAGCACAAGGAGCTGATAGACGGACAGATGGTTCATCACAACAGACGAGTGAAACAGGGCTGTATGCGGGAATGGAAAAAATTTACACTGAAGAGCCGCGCAGAGAAACATTGTAACAAGACAGTCACTTCTAAG TTTTTTGCCGACTGGAAGGCAAAGACAGAACAGAAGCaggcagaaaaagaaaaagatgag CAACAAGAGGAAATCGCTGACGAACATTACCAGAAAAGGTTGAG CAAAATGTGTTTCCGCGCCTGGTTTCATGACACAAAACTTGAGATACACAGCAGAAAGAAGGAAGAAGGCATTGTAGCGAAGCACTTCATGATGTGGAAGAAGAGAATTGACTTGAACTCGATCGCCACTGAAATG gtTGATCGCCGtgtatttgaaaagttttggacGAAATGGCGTCACCAGTTGATTAGGAAAAGAGTGTCGGAAATGATGATGAAGCATGAAGACAAGAAGCAGCTATCTGAG GTTTTCATGGCTTGGTACCAGCTCACGCTCGTGCGCCGTCGCTTGCTCAAAGGATGGCAAATGTACAAGACCAAGAAACTCTTTCGGCTCTGGATGCAAAAATACAACGAGTCGTAA